The following nucleotide sequence is from Anas acuta chromosome 11, bAnaAcu1.1, whole genome shotgun sequence.
TAAAATGTTACCTCTGCCAGAGGTGAAGTTTCTACTGAAGCCACCTGCTTAGCTGGTATCTGATCTGGGTAGAGCCATCCCTTGGAGTAAGGCTCTGTTGTCCTGTTCCCTTGAGCAAGGAGGCTGCTCCTCTGGTACAGGTGATGGGTTTGCTGTGCAGGCTGCAACCTGCTCCCCTGACACCTGGCTTATTTACACCACTGTGCCCAGCAAGCTGTTGATCAGGGAGTGCTGCTCAGCCACAGAGTGCATGTGAGCCCTCTGAGCTGGTTCTCAGGAGGATCTCCACCTCCAGGCCCCTGCAGATGTGTGTGTCAGCTGTTACCATGCTGAGCCTGCCCTgttcctccagctccttctgaAAAGGCTGATTATTTTCAGTGGGTTTCATCATTTGGTGGAGCACCTCGTCTTCTAAGGTTGCTCTCATGATAAGCACACTGCTTACCAGTGATCTGATCACTGACTGGGAAGCAGGGTTTCTCAAGACCTTAATTCTTCAAATTCTTATGTGGCCCCAGCATTTGTTGCTGTGAAAGCCCCTCCTTGCCGAGGTGGGTGTGTTTCCCCTGACCCCCCTCCCCTTTTGGCCAGGAGGCTCTGATGGAAGGTGAAGGGCAGAGGGATGTTTTCTTCAGAGTGATTAATGCAATCTGTGTTGTAGGAGCAGCCTACCTAGTCTTTTTGTCTTCCTGTACAGGGTGGGGAAGACATCGCTCATGAACCAGTATGTGAACAAGAAATTCAGTAACCAGTACAAGGCTACGATAGGCGCAGACTTCCTGACAAAAGAAGTCATGGTGGATGACAGGCTAGTGACAATGCAGGTAAGGAGCGACTCCTCCTGCGAGGGGTGCTTGGACCACGTTTGTGTGGAAGCATCTGCTCCAGGGTGGCCCAGGGCAGTGCATGGGGTGTGAATCCTGCCtgcactgagctgctgctgctgggcttctCCACAAATCTGTACAGGGGCTTGACAAGGGAAATCAAAGATCAGCTTGCCTGGGCTCAGCAAAGGGAAGCTTTGCCCAGTTTGAAGTGTTTGTTCCCGTCAGTGTACGTTCCCTTGGTAGAAAGGTGCACTCCCCTAGCCTTCAGGAACTGGGAAGGGCTGGGAAAGGGCTCTTCAGGCCATACTCATGCCACCCTGATTCCTGTGGGTATAGTGTTAACCTGCCAGGCTGTGAATGCCTAGTGTTGACACTTCCATCTATCCGTGGTGAGGCTGACAGCAAGGCAGCAGAAGCCCTGTTGTAGCCAGCAGCGGAGAGTTTGGGCTGTGCTGGTACcccagtgctgcaggcaggtccctgcctgccccaaTCCCTAAGTCCTGTTTGTCCAAAGAGTGATCCACTGATAAGGCTGGACATGCAAATGGTTATCTCTACTTTTAGAAGGGCATTTCTTGCTTATGAGACTCAGTTCCTGCAGAAGATCCCAAACCTTTAGGTGTTCCTTCTCTCTGGAGGGGTAGGGGCTCTAGATGCCTAGTGGGGAGCCCTCATTGTGGTCTGGGTGTcttggagcagggctggctcaCCTACCCTGTCTTTTGCTGCAGATATGGGATACAGCGGGACAAGAACGGTTTCAGTCTCTGGGAGTTGCCTTCTACAGGGGAGCAGACTGCTGTGTGCTGGTGTTCGATGTCACGGCCCCTAACACATTCAAAACCCTAGACAGCTGGAGGGATGAATTCCTCATTCAGGCCAGTCCAAGGGATCCTGAGAACTTTCCTTTTGTTGTGCTGGGAAACAAGATTGACCTAGAAAACAGACAAGTGAGTACTGTGACTTGCTAGCTGCCTTTTTAAGAAATTGCTGGAGTGGGAGACCTTGTAGGAACACGGGAGGTTTACCTGAGTGGAAGGTGCATGTGTGGTTCTGCTGTTGCATTGCACTGGGGGAGAGTTTCTTCAGGCTGTTCTACCTAG
It contains:
- the RAB7A gene encoding ras-related protein Rab-7a → MTSRKKVLLKVIILGDSGVGKTSLMNQYVNKKFSNQYKATIGADFLTKEVMVDDRLVTMQIWDTAGQERFQSLGVAFYRGADCCVLVFDVTAPNTFKTLDSWRDEFLIQASPRDPENFPFVVLGNKIDLENRQVTTKRAQAWCYSKNNIPYFETSAKEAINVEQAFQTIARNALKQETEVELYNEFPEPIKLDKNDRVKASAESCSC